One window of the Pyrus communis chromosome 17, drPyrComm1.1, whole genome shotgun sequence genome contains the following:
- the LOC137722663 gene encoding peroxisomal adenine nucleotide carrier 1-like, whose product MGLDLDLESISEATSGAVGSLVSTTLLYPLDTCKTRYQAEVRGNDRAKYRNLSDVFWEAISTRQVLSLYQGLETKNLQSFISQFVYFYGYSYFKRLYVETSGVKSIGTRANLVLAAAAGACTAIATQPLDTASSRMQTSAFGKSKGLWKTLTEGSWIDAFDGLGISLLLTANPAIQYTVFDQLKLRLLKRKNKTGKDSSPEALSAFTAFVLGAVSKTVATVLTYPAIRCKVMIQAADEDDGENPQPKSSKTIPAVLCAIWKREGIFGFFKGLHAQILKTVLSSALLLMIKEKISAATWVLLLSIRRSLLLTRGRLKSA is encoded by the exons ATGGGTCTTGATCTTGATCTGGAATCTATATCGGAGGCGACGTCAGGAGCCGTTGGATCACTCGTCAGCACCACCCTGCTGTACCCGCTCGACACCTGCAAAACCAGGTACCAAGCCGAAGTTCGAGGCAATGACCGGGCCAAATACAG GAACCTTTCGGATGTGTTTTGGGAAGCGATATCCACACGTCAGGTTCTTTCACTGTATCAGGGTCTTGAAACAAAAAACCTGCAATCCTTCATTTCtcagtttgtttatttttatgggTATAGCTACTTCAAAAGACTCTATGTGGAAACAAGTGGGGTTAAATCGATAGGGACGAGAGCAAACTTAGttcttgctgctgctgctggagCTTGCACTGCCATTGCAACTCAG CCGTTGGATACAGCCTCGTCAAGGATGCAGACAAGTGCCTTTGGAAAATCCAAAGGCTTGTGGAAGACTCTTACAGAGGGCAGCTGGATTGATGCATTTGATGGTCTAGGAATCTCCCTGTTGCTGACCGCGAACCCTGCAATTCAG TATACAGTGTTCGATCAGCTAAAACTCAGACTCCTGAAAAGGAAGAATAAAACGGGCAAGGATTCTTCTCCAGAAGCCCTTTCTGCCTTCACAGCATTTGTTTTAGGTGCAGTCTCAAAGACTGTTGCCACTGTTCTGACCTACCCCGCCATCAG GTGTAAGGTCATGATCCAAGCTGCTGACGAAGATGATGGAGAAAACCCCCAGCCAAAGTCCAGCAAAACGATTCCAGCAGTTCTATGTGCCATATGGAAAAGGGAAGGGATTTTCGGCTTCTTCAAGGGCTTGCATGCTCAGATCTTGAAGACCGTCCTGAGCTCGGCATTGCTTCTGATGATCAAGGAAAAGATCTCCGCCGCTACTTGGGTTCTTCTACTTTCAATCAGAAGGTCTCTATTGCTCACAAGGGGCAGACTAAAAAGTGCTTGA
- the LOC137722894 gene encoding uncharacterized protein gives MMSGNYTTIDNQNVSGSVPAAVPDPGHLTVKFQDSTLETFPPSETQGKIARGALPPSDADDTFSKPVSGSDEPQQGGWLQIFSVASYKQYFDVDTSDVLERIKDSLLPFSGTFNEKTSNSPDLYGPFWICTTLIFVAAAIGTFVTYVAHKIKSKDWEYDINVVQWSAGLFYGYVTIVPLVLYVILKYFSAPSGLVQLFCLYGYSLFVFIPALCLSVVPLEIFRWVIAGVAGVMSATFVAVNLRAHIVSAGERWFLIVAGIFLLQLALSVVLKLYLFTVTV, from the exons ATGATGTCCGGAAATTATACCACCATTGACAACCAAAACGTCTCCGGATCTGTTCCTGCT GCGGTTCCAGATCCAGGCCACCTCACCGTGAAATTCCAAG ATTCAACCCTTGAGACATTTCCTCCATCCGAGACACAAGGGAAGATCGCTCGTGGTGCCCTCCCTCCTAGTGATGCTGATG ACACATTTTCTAAACCTGTATCTGGTTCTGATGAACCCCAGCAAGGTGGTTGGCTACAGATATTCTCTGTAGCTTCTTACAAGCAATACTTTGATGTTGACACATCAGATGTTCTAGAGAGGATTAAAGATTCACTCCTTCCATTCAGTGGAACCTTCAATGAGAAAACATCGAACAGCCCTGATTT GTATGGACCTTTCTGGATATGCACTACCCTTATATTTGTAGCAGCTGCCATTGGCACTTTTGTGACATATGTAGCACACAAGATCAAGAGTAAAGATTGGGAATATGACATTAATGTGGTCCAGTGGTCTGCAGGATTGTTCTATGGCTATGTCACTATTGTTCCTCTTGTACTGTATGTAATTCTCAAATACTTCTCGGCACCATCAGGTCTCGTTCAGCTGTTTTGTCTCTATGGCTACTCCCTGTTTGTCTTCATTCCAGCATTG TGCCTCTCAGTTGTGCCTTTGGAAATTTTTAGATGGGTAATTGCAGGCGTAGCTGGGGTTATGTCTGCCACCTTTGTCGCAGTTAACCTTCGCGCCCACATCGTATCAGCAGGTGAAAGGTGGTTCTTGATTGTAGCCGGGATCTTTCTACTGCAGTTGGCTCTGTCTGTCGTCCTAAAACTCTACTTGTTCACCGTCACAGTGTAA